In Populus alba chromosome 1, ASM523922v2, whole genome shotgun sequence, a single window of DNA contains:
- the LOC140955220 gene encoding uncharacterized protein — protein sequence MGRGRYVSGLTLLFPEGTHKENCGCRIVQEENRQNKEPSTTSTRSLLPKLIGEEDTGSSFQMPLHYPKYTKEDYEDMPESKIDLLLASYGLSTHGNLDYKRKFVMQAFLWPDSSTKGKQSS from the coding sequence atggggcGCGGTCGCTACGTCTCTGGTCTTACTCTTCTTTTTCCTGAAGGAACCCACAAGGAAAACTGTGGCTGCCGCATAGTGCAAGAGGAGAACAGACAAAACAAGGAACCCAGTACCACCAGTACTCGTAGTTTGCTCCCAAAGTTGATCGGAGAAGAGGACACCGGTAGCAGCTTTCAGATGCCACTCCACTACCCAAAATACACCAAGGAGGATTATGAAGACATGCCTGAATCGAAGATTGACCTTCTCCTGGCTTCCTATGGCTTATCTACTCATGGTAACTTGGACTACAAGAGAAAGTTTGTAATGCAAGCCTTTCTGTGGCCTGATTCTTCCACCAAAGGAAAACAGAGTTCTTGA